The following is a genomic window from Desulfosoma caldarium.
CAATGATGACCTCCGGACTAAAACCCTCCGCCTTCATCCGCAGCGCCGCTCGAAAGCACGCCTCAGCGCGAATGACCTTGGTCTCGAAATCTCTCACCCACGGGTGCACATGGGGCGCCGTGCCCCGGCTCACGCTGTAGGGCACCAATTGCACACCCTGCCACGTCCTGGCTTGGGTCTTTTGCATCGTCATCGCCACGACGGTGTGGCCGTGTTGAACCAGTGCCGGCGCCAAAAACTTAAACTGACCGGGGAAGTTCTGGTGAATAAAGAGTATCTTCATGCGCACACCTTCGGCATGGTCACCGATTTCGCCATGCAATCCAAGATTTGGCCAACGCCGTGCGGTAAGGAAAAAAATCGACACCCCAGCAGAACCATCTTTGGCCCCCCGGGTTTTTTACCGCCAAGACGGGCGTCTTCGCCACACCACCCGGCTCCCAACAACCACACGTCGAACCCTAGAACTTGCCCTCAAAGGACGCGACGTTGCGCCGGCCCACAAGAATCTGGCATGCAAAATGACAAACCGGACCCCAATGGCGTGCTCCCAAGGACTCCCCCGTATGTCATGGCTACGGCGAAAACAAAATGCTTCCCCGCACCATGAACCATATGCCTGGGCGTGCGGCAAAAAACGAAAGGTTTCCCCCCCAATAACTGTAGGGGCAGGCCTTGTGCCTGCCCCAAATCCACGGCCCGGCCCTGACATTCGGTCAGTTGATGAAAGGACCTGGCTACTCAAAAATAAAGGTCTGACCCCTTAAAAAATGTAAATGTCGCCGGCATCCAGCGTGGTCCATGCACCAATGGTGACCAGCGTTCGGGTGGCGGTAATGTTGAATGCCCCTCCTCCTGCCGCCGTCACGTGGAAAAGATACAACTTGCCGGCGCCCCGGTCATAGCCGAGGGCGAATCCGGAAAAGGCTTCGGTGCCCTCGTTGGATAGATCTGTGATCAAACTCAAAAGAGAATTCTTGCCGTTGGCTTGAAAGAGGTAATTTTCGCTGGACAACGCCACGGCAGAGGAGAAATTTAAATCAACGTTCACAACCGCATTGGGAGCCGCCGCGTTATGGACCACGATCGAGCGCTTTGTGCCGGCGCCGGGAACCGCGTTGGTGCCGGTGGTGCCCGTGGCCACGTCAATGTAGAGCTTGTCCGCGCCATCGCGGCCAAAGTCTACGATCTTATCGGCGCTCTGAAAAGCGTCCAAAATGACGATGTCATTACCTGTTCCCGTGATGATGGTATCCGCCCCCGCGCCCCCTTGAATAAGGTCGTCGCCGGCGTAACCGTCGAGGGTGTCGTTGCCCTCCCCGCCCAAGATCGTGTCGTCGCCGCTTGCACCGTAAATGTGGTCGTTGCCGTCGCCGCCGTCCATGCTGTCGTCGCCGTCCCCACCATCGATAAGGTCGTTGCCGGTTCCGCCCAGGATGGTGTCGTCGCCGACGTTGCCGCCGATGGTGTCATGGCCCGCTCCGCCGTCCAGGTGGTCGTTGCCGTTCTCACCGTAAATGCGGTCGTCGCCGGCATCACCAAAGATGGTGTCGTCGCCATAGCTGCCTGAGATGCGGTCGTTGCCGAGTCCGCCGGAGATGCTGTCGTTTCCGTAGCCGCCGTCAATGGTGTCACTTCCATCCCCGCCCAAGATCGTGTCGTCGCCGTCCCCGCCCTCGATGACGTCGTCGCCGGCTCCGCCGTCAATGCTGTCATCGCCGGCGTTGCCCTTGATGGTGTCGTTGCCATCCCCGCCGGAGATGCTGTCGTCACCGGCGGCGTCAAGGATGCGGTCGTTGCCGTCCCCGCCGGCAATGGTGTCGTTTCCATCGCCACCGTCAATGGTGTCGTCGCCGGCTCCGCCATCGATGAGGTCGGCGTCCCCGCCGCCGTCGATAAGGTCGGCGCCGGCTCCGCCGAAGATCGTGTCATCGCCGGCGTCGCCTCGGATGTAGTCACGGCCCGCTCCGCCATCGATAAGGTCGGCGCCGGGACCACCGTAGATGGTGTCGTCGCCATCGCCACCGTCAATACGGTCATCACCGTCGCTGCTGTCGATGCGATCGGCACCGGCTCCACCGAAGATGGCGTCGTCGCCGCCATAACCGTAGATTTTGTCGTCGCCGCCGTAGCCGTAGATGATGTCGTTGCCCGCGGTCCCCTGAAGGGTGTCGTCGCCCGCGGTCCCCGCGATCGTTTCATCGCCAGGGCGAGGGGTGATCGTATCGCCATCGTCGCTGTCGTCGCTATCATTGTTGTCGTCATTATCGTCGCTATCGTCGCCTGTGTCGTTGTCGTCGTCGCCGACAACCTGGTTGATGGCCTCCTCGATCTGCTGCTGCACCTCGTTCAGATCTCTTGTACTGTCCACTTCGTCCAAAATGGCACTCACCTGATCGCTCAGCTCCTGAGTCCACTGGATGTTATTCTCGATCAGGTAGTCTGTGAAGGACTCCGCAACCTCAGACTTGTTGCAGATCGTGCCCCAATCCTCCGATGAATCCTCTTCCTGACCCGCCATCGCAGCGTTGATGATGTTGGCGATAAAGGCGCCAGGGCTGGATTCACCATTTTTCAACACACCCAGCCAGTAGGCCATCCCCTGGGCATCGGGTAACCTTTCCAGCAGGTTCTGGTAAACCTGCGTGATAAACTCCTCGTACATGGCATCGGTCACGGGTTCACCCGACGCGTTGAACACGACGTGGAAATACGCGTACTGCGCCGTGGCTTCCGGTTGCTGCGCGAAGTTTTCGGCCACGCCCGCCAGATCCAAAACTCCATTGTTCACCTGAATGCTCCAGAAGGACACCCCGTCAGGATCCCCGGCGCGCCCAAAATAAGCCAGATAAAAAGCTTGAATCCATTGTTTGGTGGTCAATGCACGGGCCATCTTTTCCTCCTTGCCTGATTTTTCATCCCCTTCAAACAAAACGCCGCAGAACCCCCTCATTCCTGGCGCGGGGTTTTTTCTTCGGGGTCACCTCTTCCTTTTTTTGGCTTCCCCGTCCATTGCGCGCTGACCCAACGAATCTTTCGCCGTCTACGACAACCCATTGCCGTGGAGCCGTACCCCCCGCATTTCCTCATGCCCGCAGGAGGTTTTTTTAAAAATCGCCATCGGCATTCCCACATCAAACAAATTAAAGGGCACCCCTATCTTCTTTCTCGCAATTTTTTTAAAAAAATCAGCCCATTTGGGCTAACCCTGAGCGAACCTCTTTCGCCGAGCCTTTGCCAACGGTTCGAGATCCCGAGGTTGCTTCAACGCGTCCCGTGGGCCATGATCCTCTCAACCCGCCGAAAGGTGTCATGGGCCCGGCCGTGTCGGCTCACTCTTCGCTTTGGCCGGCCGATAAAGCGCAACATGTTGTCTTGGCTGTGCCGGCTTCCCTTCCGGAAATCCGCTGGATTCTTTCCACGATGAATGCGCGCCTTCTGCGCACTCGTTGAGTCGGCTTTTTGAAGGAATTTTCACTACACAATATGTATATAAAAAGCAAGATGTTAAGCAGAAAAACAAAACCTTTTCGTTGCCATTTCGCCACCACATGAGGTGATTATGCTGGCCCCAAAAGTCCGCCCGGCCCTCGCGTTGGGTCGGTTCATCAACCAGAAGGCCATTCAAAAATAAAGGTCTGACCCCACGTGTTCCAATAACTGTAGGGGCAGGCCCGCGGCCTGCCCTAAACCCACGGCCCGGCCCTCGCATTGGGTCGGTTCATCAAGCAATAGGCCATTCAAAAATAAAGGTCTGACTCCACGTGTTCAATCTTGCGGTAAAGCCCAATCAGCGTATCTTCCAGCTGCCGGGTAAAGCCGGTCACGTCACACAGGGAAGAGGCTTGCATGCGCCGACGCAGGGTACTGCGTAGGCGAAGCAGCCGTTGGCGGTCTTTGGCCAATCTCACGGCGATGCGCACATAGTCCTCGCCATCCTTCGCCGCCAGTTCCGGTAGACCAATCTGGCACAAAAAAGCGTAAGTTTGCCGGCTGACCACCCGGCTTTGAGGCCAAGTGATGACGGGCACGCCCATCCACAGCGCTTCGCAGCTCGTCAGTCCACCGGTGAAGGGAAAGGGGTCGAGGGCTATATCCACGTCGCCGTATTCCTTGAGCAGATCGGCATGAAAGCTGGGGCCGCGCAAGTCGATGCGCTCGGCGGCAACCCCACGGTCCACAAAGGCTTGCGTGATCTTGTGCCGAAAGCCTTCATCGTTGAAGGTGCGCCACTTCAAAATCAAGCGGGCATCGGGGACCGCTCGCAGCACCTGCGCCCACACATCGAACACGCCGTCGTTGAACTTGGCCGTGTTGTTGAAACAACCGAAGGTGATGAAACCGTTCCGCTCAAGAGGCAGCGAAGCCACCGTCGCGGGCGCCCAGGGCACCGGCTGATAGCAAAACCGACCGCTCGGCAAACGAATAATCGGTTCGACGAACTGGGCTTCGGTGCCGGGCGGAGCGTGCCAGGCATCCAGCAGCACCGCATCCATACAGGACAACCCGGTGGTCGCAAAGTAACCCAGCCAACTCACCATAACCGGGGCGGGGCGATGGGCGAAGACGGTCAGCCTGGAACCGGCCGTGTGGCCGGAAAGATCGACGAGAAGATCGATGCGGTCGGCCTGAATCTGCTCCACGAGAGCCATGTCGTCCAGTGCGGCGACGTCGCGAAAATGGCAAGCCGCCCGAATTTGTTCGGTGACCCAATCCTTCACCCGCCCGGCACTGTAGGCA
Proteins encoded in this region:
- a CDS encoding DUF4214 domain-containing protein; its protein translation is MARALTTKQWIQAFYLAYFGRAGDPDGVSFWSIQVNNGVLDLAGVAENFAQQPEATAQYAYFHVVFNASGEPVTDAMYEEFITQVYQNLLERLPDAQGMAYWLGVLKNGESSPGAFIANIINAAMAGQEEDSSEDWGTICNKSEVAESFTDYLIENNIQWTQELSDQVSAILDEVDSTRDLNEVQQQIEEAINQVVGDDDNDTGDDSDDNDDNNDSDDSDDGDTITPRPGDETIAGTAGDDTLQGTAGNDIIYGYGGDDKIYGYGGDDAIFGGAGADRIDSSDGDDRIDGGDGDDTIYGGPGADLIDGGAGRDYIRGDAGDDTIFGGAGADLIDGGGDADLIDGGAGDDTIDGGDGNDTIAGGDGNDRILDAAGDDSISGGDGNDTIKGNAGDDSIDGGAGDDVIEGGDGDDTILGGDGSDTIDGGYGNDSISGGLGNDRISGSYGDDTIFGDAGDDRIYGENGNDHLDGGAGHDTIGGNVGDDTILGGTGNDLIDGGDGDDSMDGGDGNDHIYGASGDDTILGGEGNDTLDGYAGDDLIQGGAGADTIITGTGNDIVILDAFQSADKIVDFGRDGADKLYIDVATGTTGTNAVPGAGTKRSIVVHNAAAPNAVVNVDLNFSSAVALSSENYLFQANGKNSLLSLITDLSNEGTEAFSGFALGYDRGAGKLYLFHVTAAGGGAFNITATRTLVTIGAWTTLDAGDIYIF
- a CDS encoding O-linked N-acetylglucosamine transferase, SPINDLY family protein yields the protein MHDVVGEYEGDGHAPMKATTGPSGAPSHARLMQEAQRYARSGRFAEMLAVCRPVLDDAKADVSRLLDIGALLAGCGFLTEAQSFYRRARALDPTDLRAVLNMANLAHDAGEHAAARRLYAQLLHALPDNPVVRRNALIALEYDPEVTDAERLTQAQAWGEWAMARAGGERPRPPLIPLADRALRIGYVSADLCQHTVGLFVKDVIKAHDVSRVEVFAYSAGRVKDWVTEQIRAACHFRDVAALDDMALVEQIQADRIDLLVDLSGHTAGSRLTVFAHRPAPVMVSWLGYFATTGLSCMDAVLLDAWHAPPGTEAQFVEPIIRLPSGRFCYQPVPWAPATVASLPLERNGFITFGCFNNTAKFNDGVFDVWAQVLRAVPDARLILKWRTFNDEGFRHKITQAFVDRGVAAERIDLRGPSFHADLLKEYGDVDIALDPFPFTGGLTSCEALWMGVPVITWPQSRVVSRQTYAFLCQIGLPELAAKDGEDYVRIAVRLAKDRQRLLRLRSTLRRRMQASSLCDVTGFTRQLEDTLIGLYRKIEHVESDLYF